A region of the Bacillota bacterium genome:
GGTGGGGAACCTGTATATATTTATAAACCCTGCATCTTTTGCCTGCTGCATGTTTTCAGGAGAAACATCAGCCATATCTATATCGGTTTCACCTAGAATTACCCTCTGCAGCTCTTCACCTGGAGGTGTGACTGAAAATACGACATTCTTTATTTTTGGTGTACCCTTGAAGTAAGAATCATTGGCAACCAGAGTCAAAGATTCTCCTTCTTTATATTGTACAAACTTATATTGGCCTGTGCCCATCGGATTGTTAACGTTTGCCTTTACTTTTGAAACATCGCCTTTTTTGAATTCAGCCCCATACACTTTTTTTGGTACAAGTTGCACGCTCAAAGCCCATATTGCAAGAGCACTGGGCTGTTCACATGTAATCTCAATAGTCTTTTCATCAACAACTTTTATGCCCTCAATTTTTTCGGCATTACCGTTCTTATAAGCATCAAATCCCTTAATAAAAGCAGTTGAGATATCTATCGGCCCGTCGTACGAAGGGTCTGACAGGACATAGTATGAAAATTCAATGTCCTCAGCCGTTGCAGGCGTCCCATCCCAGAATTTAACACCATCCTTTAAAGTAAATCTGTATGTCAGACCATCCTCAGATACCTCAAAATCTGCCGCTCCCGGAATGGGTTTAGCATCAAAATCAGGTTCTACAAGATAGTCAAACATTAAGTAGTTAGCGTACATATCGTATGCAGACTCTGCATAAAAAGGATTGAATATACCACTAAACTCTGCAATACCAATAACCATGGTATCTTTCCTATCAAGTGCCACAGCAGGTGACTTGGACGGGTCTTGTGCTTCGATAAAGTCAACCTGATACTTCTTGAAGTCAAAACCTGATGTTTGAGAAGGTTTTTCTTCTTTTGTAGTAGCTGGAGCACTGTCATCGCCTGTAGTTACGGCAGAGCTGTCATCCTCTCCCGGGCCTTTGCGGAAGTTATTAACTATGAGTACTAACGCAAAAGCTAATACAACTACCAAGGCAATAACTAAAATTAACTTCTTGTTTTTCATTTAACGCTCTCTCCTTTACAATAAAAATTTTTAAAGTTGCTTTAATACTATTAACTGTTATTTAATAGCTTATTTTATTTTATAGTATTTCAACTTAATTTGCAATAGTCTACGCTCGAAAACTATATATTTATTAACAAATTTTACTAAAAATGGAGAATTTTTTTCTCCGCCGTATAATCTACAAGCTTGGAAACTAAGTCAACAAAACTGCTTCCATCTTATTTATATTGATACTGACAATCTCTTCGCTTTCCCTTGTATTGAACCTGTACTTCCTATTATGGAGTTGATCCGTAACTTCGGTTTTATTGAAATAAGCTTTTTTAATCTCGACTTTTACCGTGGAATCACTATTGTTTATAATAACCATAGCTTTTTCACTGCCATTATCTCTTATAAACGATAATACTCCTTTGTTCTTTGACAATTCTATAAATCTGATACTTCCGTTCACCAGTACTTGATAATCCTTTCTTATTCTAATAAGCCTTTTGTATAAGTTAAATAATGCCGGTTCAGGAACTTCTCTATCCCATATCATTGTTTTTCTGCAGTCCGGGTCATCACCACCTTTCATACCTATTTCATCGCCATAATAAATCATGGGTATCCCTACAAATGTCATGGTAAATATTACTGCAAGCCTCATTTTTTCAACATTCCCGCCACAAAGGGTTAAAAACCTGGCTGTATCGTGGCTTCCCAGTAGATTAAGCAAATAATAAAGTGTTTCATCCTTATAACTTAGAAAATATTTATTTAGCTTTATAATAAAACCATCCCTGTTCACTTGCCGTTTGACAAAAAAATCAATGACAGCTTGCCTGAATGGATAATTCATCACAGAATCAAACTCATCTCCCATAAGCCAAGGTGTTGAGCAATACCATACTTCACCAATAATAAATATATCTTTTTTAATCGACTTAAGCCTTTTTCTGAATTCCTTCCAGAAACCGTGAGAAACTTCATCTGCTACATCCAGCCTCCAGCCGTCAATATCCAGTTCCCTGGTCCAGTATTCCGCTACTCCGATTAAATATTCACGAACCTTGGGATTTGAGGTATTTAGTCTAGGCATGCTGTATATATTAACACCAAAAGTTTCATAGTTTGGTACAGGCTTCATTTTCACCGGAAACTCTTTAATATAAAACCAGTCGGCATAAGGGGAGTCTTTACCGTTTTTCACTACATCCATAAAAATTTTATTCTTATTACTACAGTGATTAAACACAACATCCAGTACTACTCTTATACCTTTGTTATGGGCCTCTCTCACAAGTTCTTTCATTTCCTCCAGGCTTCCGAAATTAGGGTCAATTTTATAATAGTCTATCGTATCATATTTATGGTTTGAATTGGACAAAAATACAGGAGTTAAATATATAGCGTTCACCCCAAGGTTTTGCAGGTAATCAAGTTTACTTATAATTCCTTTTATATCACCTCCGAAAAAACTGTCCCTATAAGGTTTTGTTCCCCACTGCTGTACTTTCATAGGATCATTGTTTCTATCACCGTTACAAAATCTTTCTGGAAAAATATGGTAAAGTATGGCACTCTTACTCCATAAAGGTATATCAAGGATATCATCACAGTTTATGTAAGGATATTGAAAATACCCCCCGTTCAGTGTGTTTTCAGGAAAATCTCTTTTAAAGCCGTTTTCAAGATAAAAAAATTGTTCTCCCCTACTATCAACCAGCTTAAAAAAATACTTAAACCTTTTATTTTCTACTTTTATAGTGCAATGGAAATAATCATAGTATTCATCATACGCAAAACGTTCCATTTTCTTGCATAATAAACCAGGAGTATAATCATACCGTTCAATATAGTAAACATAACACTCTGAAATATCATCCCTTGCAGTTCTCAATCTTAAGTTCAATTCATTTTCCGTTTTGGGATAAGCATATGTTCCAAAGTTTTCATGATGTATGGCTTCTTTTAGCATAATCAATTATCACCTCAGTTGCTTCAATTATTCGATTATTGTTTCACCGAACCTTCCGTAAGGCCTGATATAAAATATTGCTGCAACGTAAAGAATAAGACCAACATGGGTAACGAACCGATCAATGCCGCAGCACAATATCTAGGCCAGTTTATACCATATTGTCCTTCAAACATGCTTCTTAAACCAACTGCCAAAGGCATACTCTTAAACCCTCCGGTCATAACAACATTTGCTATTACATACTCGTTATACGCCAGAACAAAACTCTGGACAGCTATAACAGCCAGCATCGGTTTAACCAAAGGAATAATAATCATTACAAGGACGGTTCCTTTGTTAGCTCCGTCGATAAATGCCGATT
Encoded here:
- a CDS encoding ABC transporter substrate-binding protein yields the protein MKNKKLILVIALVVVLAFALVLIVNNFRKGPGEDDSSAVTTGDDSAPATTKEEKPSQTSGFDFKKYQVDFIEAQDPSKSPAVALDRKDTMVIGIAEFSGIFNPFYAESAYDMYANYLMFDYLVEPDFDAKPIPGAADFEVSEDGLTYRFTLKDGVKFWDGTPATAEDIEFSYYVLSDPSYDGPIDISTAFIKGFDAYKNGNAEKIEGIKVVDEKTIEITCEQPSALAIWALSVQLVPKKVYGAEFKKGDVSKVKANVNNPMGTGQYKFVQYKEGESLTLVANDSYFKGTPKIKNVVFSVTPPGEELQRVILGETDIDMADVSPENMQQAKDAGFINIYRFPTNGYGYVGLNHNLPKYQDKKVRQALYHAINREEVVRQVYGEYASVINIPQSKVSWAYDDEGLNTYEFNLEKAAKLLDEAGWKLNANGKREKDGQIFTIKFSAMPSNPVTDILLPVMKDDYEKLGIELVIETLDFPALIDKVNSEQTDMWFMAWGLTADPDAKNIYHSQGAQNKYSYSNPEADRLIEEGIKETNIEERKAIYKELYKVLNEDVPCFWIYQRSDMWVANARIKGIEISSFREFLYNLYKCEIAQ
- a CDS encoding glycoside hydrolase family 13 protein → MLKEAIHHENFGTYAYPKTENELNLRLRTARDDISECYVYYIERYDYTPGLLCKKMERFAYDEYYDYFHCTIKVENKRFKYFFKLVDSRGEQFFYLENGFKRDFPENTLNGGYFQYPYINCDDILDIPLWSKSAILYHIFPERFCNGDRNNDPMKVQQWGTKPYRDSFFGGDIKGIISKLDYLQNLGVNAIYLTPVFLSNSNHKYDTIDYYKIDPNFGSLEEMKELVREAHNKGIRVVLDVVFNHCSNKNKIFMDVVKNGKDSPYADWFYIKEFPVKMKPVPNYETFGVNIYSMPRLNTSNPKVREYLIGVAEYWTRELDIDGWRLDVADEVSHGFWKEFRKRLKSIKKDIFIIGEVWYCSTPWLMGDEFDSVMNYPFRQAVIDFFVKRQVNRDGFIIKLNKYFLSYKDETLYYLLNLLGSHDTARFLTLCGGNVEKMRLAVIFTMTFVGIPMIYYGDEIGMKGGDDPDCRKTMIWDREVPEPALFNLYKRLIRIRKDYQVLVNGSIRFIELSKNKGVLSFIRDNGSEKAMVIINNSDSTVKVEIKKAYFNKTEVTDQLHNRKYRFNTRESEEIVSININKMEAVLLT